Genomic window (Chitinophaga parva):
AATGCAGCAGGTAGCGTACAAAATAGACCTGCCGGAAAGCAAGGCTACCGTGCTTTGCATTGCCTCCCGCACGCTGGGGGTAGGGTCCAATTCCTGTGGACCCCGCCCGCTGGACCGCTATGTGCCCCGTTCCGTGGCACAGTCCTTCAGCTACGTGCTGCGGGTGCAATAAACACGCGTATTAGCATCAATTCATAACGAAGGGAACATCCCGGTTGCCGTCTGCGACCGGGATTTTTTTTGTGCCGATGCTAGTGCAGGTGCCGCATGCGGTGCTGTAAATTCCGTGCGCCCCACTCATACACCGGCATCAATACCTCCATTAAAGACGCGCCTTTTTCCGTAAGGCTGTACTCCACCCGGGGCGGCACTTCGGCAAATATTTCCCGTGACAACAGTCCATCGCTTTCCAGCTCGCGCAGCTGGTTAGCCAGCATTTTACGGCTGATGCCGGGCAGCTGTTTTTCCAGCGTACTGAAACGGTTCACGCCCTGCGATACCAGGTATACCACCAGTGGCTTCCATTTGCCACCTATCACGTCCAGCGTGAGCGCCATGGGGCAGAGGGCCGGCGCATAGATCAGTACTTCATTTTTTTCTTGCTGCATAATCCATTGATAACGCTATAAGTAACAAAAAAAGGGGGTAGGTGTGCTTTTGGTTACCTATGTTAATACCGCCATAGATCGCACACATTTGCAGTATAAAAATACCCAAATTATGAAGTCCTTACAAAGAACAACTTTATTTACCAGCCTGCTGCTGCTGCTTACCATGCTCCATCATGCTTACGGTGCTTTTGTTTATAACACGCCCTGGCGGCTGCACGTGGTGTTTATTGCCACGCCGGTACTGCTACTCGTGTTATTGTTACAGCAGTATTACCTGCACACTACCCGCTACCACAAAATGTGGCTGGCCCTGTATGCCTTGGTGGTACTGGCTTTCCCGCTGACAGGCATCGGCCTGTTTGAAGGTGTGTACAACCATCTTTGCAAAAATATTGTATGGCCGCTCTCCGGCCCCGGCGCATTTTACAACCGGCTGTTTCCCGCGCCTATGTATGAAAGGCCGGACAACCTGGTTTTTGAACTTACAGGCTTGCTGCAGGCATTCCTGTTTTTCCCGCTGCTGGTGTATTACGGGCGTTTCATGAAGGAGCACTGGCCGGAAGGTATGCGGCATATGCGCGGTGCACCGCATAAGCACGATGCAGAATTGGGCAACAAATTCCTATTTTAGCAGGCAGTAAACTACGCCTATGCTACAGGAAACTTTTTACGCCCTGGCGGATGAATACCACTTGCCCGCAAAATCTTTGTGGGACAAACTTACGGCGCGTTACAACGAGCCCGGCCGCTACTATCATACCTTGCACCACCTGGAAAACATGTTGGCGGAATTACAGCCGGTAAGTGCCCTGCTGGAAAATGAACATGCCGTACTGTTTGCATTGTACTACCACGATGTGATCTATGATGCACAGAAAAAGGACAATGAAGCACGTAGCGCCGCCCTTGCCGCAAAAAACCTGCACACGCTGCCGCCTGCGCTGGTGGCGCGCTGTGAGCAACACATCCTGGCAACCAGGCAACATACATGGCAGGCAGATATGGATACCAATTACTTTACGGACGCAGACCTGTGCATCTTAGGCCAGCCCTGGGAAGTTTATGCCACGTACGCGGCCAATGTAAGAAAGGAATATCACATGTACCCGGACCTGCTGTATAAGCCGGGGCGTAAAAAAGTGTTGCAGCATTTCCTGCAAATGGAACGCATTTTCAAAACGGCTTATTTCCACGAAAAATATGAAACCACTGCAAAGGCAAACCTGCAGCGGGAACTGGCAGGGTAGCAACCGCTATTGCTCCATGGCCTCCTTTTCCGCTTCAGCCTGGGGCTGTACCATCCACCGGGTAAGCTTGTACTTAGGCAGGAGGGAGGCCACCAGTTTTTGCAGCCATTTTGATACCAGCTCAAATACGATGAAACCCACCAGGATAGACACGCTCCATTCCAGCGTGGTATAGGTATGTTTGGTAACAATGGTCTTGTGCGCCGTGAGGCCCCAGAGATTGCGGATGCTGCGGGTGGTGAAATAATTGGCCACCAGTCTTGAGGAAAGTGAGCCCACAATAAATCCCAGGAAATTGCCGATGTAATTATTCAATAGGTATGCTGCGAAGCGACGGGTAATGCCACCTTTCATACAGGCTGATTTTGGGTGACTAAGCTAAGACCAATTCCCCGGAAATACCAGTGTTCTTCAAAATTTCATATAGCCCGGTTTATAGATCCCGCCGCTAAAAGCGGCAAACGCCATCCGCCCCGCCGGGTGAGGCCCGGCGAGGCGACCACCCCGCATAACAGGCGCTCCAACCCGCGCAAACGATTGCCTAACATGATGAACGTACTTCCGCATGCCGCCGCCGGGACGTACTTTTAGCAAATGAAAAAACGCAATCCCCTGTTCCTCCTCGGTAGCCTGCTGCTGGCCCTTACCGCAACCGCACAAACGGAGGTGCCACCCGGTGGCAACTCCTTTGTAACCACCCTGCCCCAGGGCAGCCACGCCCGTGTTACCAACCACGGATGGTCCGGCTGGGACAATGCCGGTGTAGTTTATTCCACCTTCCTGAAGCCCGCCACCGCCGGCACGCTCAGTGTGAGTATGGCGGTGGTGGCAGCTGACAACAACAGCGTGATCAGCGCCTCCATTAACGGTAAAGCCTATACGGTAAAACTGGACAAAGGCAGCTACACCTATAACCTGGGTAGCTGGGAAGTAGATACCAACTACGTGGAGCTGAAAGTGAAGGGCATAAAGAAAACGGCCCCTCTCTTTGCGGAGGTTACCGGTATCACCGTAAGCGGCAGTGCAGTAGATGCCCGCCTCACTTATGTAAAGAACAATGAAGGCAACTTCTTTCACTGGGGCCGGCGTGGCCCTTCCGTGCACCTTGGTTATGATACCAAGGCAGTGGATGATAACATAGAATGGTTTTATAACGAGATCACGGTGCCAGAGGGGAATGATCCCGAAGGATCTTATTTCATGGCAGCCGGTTTTGGAGAAGGCTATTTTGGTATGCAGGTGAACGGGCCGGAGGAAAGACACATCCTCTTTTCCGTATGGAGCCCCTACAACACCGACGATCCCAAAAGCATACCGGCAGACCAGCAGATCAAAATGCTGAAGAAAGGCGCTGGCGTGCATACCGGCGAGTTTGGCAATGAAGGTTCCGGTGGCCAGAGCTACATGAACTATCCCTGGAAGGCCGGCCGTACCTATAAATTCCTGCTGCACGGCCACCCGCTGGACAGCATCCATACGGAATATACCGCTTACTTTTTTGCACCGGAAAAGGGCCAGTGGACGTTGATCGCGAGTTTCAGCCGGCCGCGTACCCACACGTGGTTAACCCACCTGCATTCCTTCCTGGAGAATTTCAATCCTGACAATGGTTATATTACACGCAAAGCCTGGTATCATAACCAATGGGTAAGAACGGCGTCCGGCAAGTGGGAGCCCATTACCCGCGCGCGTTTTACGGGCGATAATACCGCCCGCATTGGGTACCGCCTGGATTATGATGGCGGTAGCGGTGAGCAGGGCTTTTACCTGCGCAACTGTGGCTTCTTCAACCATCCGCCGGCCCTGAATGGCCTGTATACCGTGCCTGCGCCCACTACTGCACCTGTTATTGAACTTGAAAAATTACCGTAGCGATCCTATGTTATTGAAACAAACTTTTACCGGCATCCTGCTGGCGGCAGGCTTTGCAGCCACCGCGCAGGTATTGCCCTACACAGACGGCCACCATGCATGGGATCCCGATTCCCTGGGCAATCATCGTGCGGTACTGGCCGTGCCTGCGCCATCAAAAGTGGCTTATGTGCGCATAGACTGGCGCCGCCGGGATGAGCACCCGGAAAATAAGAGGGTGATCGTTACAGATGCGCAGGACCACCGCATCCTCAATGTGAAGCTGCTGCACATCAGCCGTGAATATGCAACCTTGCTTTTCGATGCCTCCACCGGCAAGGGCACTTACTACGTGTATTATATGCCGTATAAAAATGAAGGCAGGAGCAACTATCCCCGCGGTGTATACCTCAAACCGGATACCACCGCCAGTGCTACATGGCTGGCCAGCGCAGGTGCTGCAAAGCCGCAGCCCGTGCAGGTGAAAGAACTGCAGGCGGTAGATGCCTTCAACAGTTTTTATCCCATGGAGGTGATCGCCACGGCCGCGGAAACAAGGGCCCTGCTGGCAAAGCATAAGGACGCCGCCTACCTGGTGTTCCCCGAAGATAAAATGCACGCCATCCGCATGCCGCACGACCTGCCTTACCGCTGGATCAAAAGCGGCGTACAGCAAAGCTTTGCGGCCGGTACAGACCGAGGTTGCTATTTCGCATTCCAGCTGGGGGTGTACGCACTGCAACCACTGGAAAATGTGCAGGTGCATTTTTCCAGCCTTCAGGCAGCAAATGGTGCCACCATCGCCGCCGGGGAATTGTCCTGCATTAATACCAATGGCCGCGCTTACGATGGCAGCCCGCTCACGCAGGCCGTGAATGTACCCGCACAATCCATCCAGCCCCTGTGGTGTGGCCTGGAAGTGCCGGCTGGTGCGGCTCCTGGCGTATATAACGGTACTGCCACCGTGCAGGCAGCCGGACAAAAACCTACTGTCATTACGTTGAAAATTACCGTAAATGAGAAAGTTGCAGTAAACGGAGGGGTGAACGAACCCGCTAACATGACCCGGGTAAACTGGCTGAACTCCGACCTTGCACAGCAGAACACCGTGATAGCGCCGTACACGCCGCTGCAGGTACAGGACAGTGTGATCTCCCTGCTGGGCCGCCGTTTCACCATTGGCCAGGATGGGATGCCCTTGCAGATAGCAAGCTTGTACACGCCGGAAATGACCAGCATTGGTAATGCGGCACATCCCCTGCTTACAGAGGCCATTCACTTCCATTTCAATAAACCCGGTGCAGATGATTTCCTGCATTGGAAAACGGAAGGGTTTCACATTACCCGGCAGGATGGCGGTACCGTAAGCTGGTCAGCCAGGAACACTGCGGATGCCATGACCATGGATGTGCAGGCCAGGCTGGAATTTGACGGCTTCGTGGCGTACACGGTGAAGCTCACTGCCCTGCAGGACCTGGACCTCAGTGACATCAAGCTGCACATCCCCATGCAGCCGGAGATGGCCAGGTACATGATGGGACTGGGCCTGAAAGGTGGCAACCGCCCGGATTCCCTGCACTGGAAATGGGATGTAGCCCACAAGAACCAGGATGGCGCCTGGACGGGTAATGTAAATGGCGGCCTGCAGTTTTCCCTCCGCGATGAAAATTATGTGCGCCCGCTTAATACGAATTTCTACCTGCAAAAGCCCCTGCACCTGCCTGCTTCCTGGGGCAATGACAACAAAGGCGGCATAGACGTGTACCCGAAAGGGAAATCCATCGTGTACAGCGCCTACAGTGGTGCGCGCAGTATGAAGAAAGGGGACGTACTGTATTTTAATTTCAACCTGCTCATCACCCCCTTCCATCCGCTGCAAACGGACTTCCAATGGACTAACCGGTTTTATCACAAATACGATAACCTGGACACCATCAAGGGCACTGGCGCCACGGTGATCAATATCCACCATGGAACGCCCATCAATCCCTGGATCAATTATCCTTTCATTGAATGGAAGAAGATGAAGGATTATATTGATGAAGCGCACCGCAAAGGCCTGAAGGTGAAGATCTATAACACCATCCGTGAGCTTTCCGATCATGCTTATGAACTGCCGGTACTGCGCAGCCTGGGCCATGAAGTGTACTCGCCCGGCAAGGGTGGTGGCTTCTCCTGGCTGCAGGAGCATGTGGACAGTGACTACATTGCCGCCTGGTTTGTACCGGAAGTAAAAGACGCAGCCATTATCAACAGCGGTATGAACCGCTGGCACAACTACTACGTGGAAGGCATGAACTGGCTGGTGCAAAACGTGGGCATCGATGGCATCTACCTGGATGACGTAGCCTTTGACCGCGTGACCATGAAGCGCATTAAACGCGTGCTCACACAGGATGGTCATCCCGGCATCATAGACCTGCACTCTGCAAACCAGTACAACAAAAGTGATGGCTTTAACAACAGCGCTAACCTGTACATGGAAAACTTTCCCTACCTGAACCGTCTCTGGTTTGGAGAGTATTTTGATTACCAGCAGAACAGCCCCGACTTCTTCCTCACGGAAGTAAGCGGTATCCCGTTTGGTCTCATGGGTGAAATGCTGCAGGATGGCGGTAATCCCTGGAGAGGAATGGTGTACGGCATGACCAACCGCCTGGGCTGGACGGATGTAAACGATCCCCGCCCGCTCTGGAAACTGTGGGCGCAATTTGGCATGGAGCACGCTGAGATGATCGGCTATTGGAGCCCCAACTGCCCTGTGAAAACAGGCAATGACAAGGTACTGGCTACCGTGTACAGACAACAGGGCCGCACGCTGGTAGCCATGGCCAGCTGGGCGCCCGCAGACACTACGGTGCAACTGGATATTGACTGGAAGGCCCTGGGCATAGATCCTGCCAAGGCCAGTGTGAAAGTGCCGGCGGTAGCGGGTTTCCAGGAAGAGATGGTGGTGAAGGATGGCAAGCTGCCTGTTGCAAAAGGCAAAGGATATTTGTTATGGATTGAGTAGGCAAGCGTTTCATACAAACAAGGCCGGCTTCTTTGGAGGCCGGTTTTTTTATGTGTGCCCGCCAGGTAATAATGTGAAAAAGCCACCCGGCTTACTGGTCCGTTGTGGCCTTTCGCATATTGGTACGATGTAATTACGCAGGTATGTTCCCGTTATACTGCTTCATTCTTTGCCGGTACATCCTGCTGCAGGGTTACACCTGCTGTATTGATCTCCACGGTGGGTTTCACATTCCATTGGGGACGCTTTTCCCGGAGGATGCCCTCAAACAGTTTAGACCTTTTAAGACCGGCGTTGCTCAGGAAATACCGGATGCTGGTACCCAGTACACCCATACCGTACTTGGCGCTGCGGCGGAAGTTAATGGAGGATGCCTCGTCAAAATATTTGGTGGGGCAAGTGATCTCGGCCACTTCATAACCTTTGTAGAAGATCTGCGCCAGCATTTCATTGTCAAATACAAAGTCGTCGGAATTCTGCTGGTACGGAATGGAGAGCAGTACATCACGATGGAAGGCACGGTAACCGGTGTGGTATTCAGACAGCTTTTGCCGCATCAGCGTGTTCTGGAACATGGTGAGCATGCGGTTGAAAACATATTTGTACATAGGCATGCCACCTTTCAGGGCGCCCATGCCCAGGATGCGGGAGCCCAGCACCACGGGGTATACGCCGTTGGCAATCACGCTGGCCATGGAGCTTAGCAGGGCAGGGGTGTACTGGTAATCTGGGTGCAGCATGATCACGATGTCTGCCCCCAGTTCAATGGCTTTTTTGTAACAGGACTTCTGGTTGCCACCATAGCCTTTGTTCTTTTCGTGGCATACAATGTGGGCAATGCCTAAATGCTGGGCCACCGCCACGGTGTCGTCTTTGCTGGCATCATCCACCAGGATCACATCATCTACAAGGTTGCGGTCTATTTCTTTATAAGTGCGGTCCAGGGTCCTGGCCGCGTTGTAGGCGGGGAGTACCACCAGCACACGTTGTCCGTTGATCATAGCAATCGGTTTTAAGAGCTCGTAAAATTTGCTGTAGCAGCAGGGTTATTTTTATAGCACTGAAGTTAAATGGAGTGGTGTGCAAAGTGGCTGCAGGAGCGGGTTTTAAACAATCCGTTTTAGCGAAAACCCCGATGCGTTTTTTGATTTAGGGAGCATGTGTACAAATTGTTATGCATCGGGGTTATGAGATCGGGAGTGCTGTTTATGGTTGCCGTATCAGCGTACCTGTGAAGAGGATAAGGGGATCAGTTGTTTTTTAGGTTTGATGTCTTGCTTCTTCCTGGACAACTGCTGCGTCATATACAGGCAAAAGAAAAACAGGAGGGTCATGGGCAGCAACTGATACCGCATTACCACCGGCGTGGCAAACACGCTGAAGCCAAAATTTACCAGCAGGAAAAAGGCCGCCAGTACAATGCCGCTAACAGGGAAGTCTCTCCAGTAGCGGATCTTCCCTGACACGATGAAGTCCACGAAGCAGATCAGGAAATAGAGATTGAGGATGAAGAAACAGAAGGGGTAATAACTAAAGAAGGCCGCCGCGGCCGCGGGGTTTATCCGCGTATATACGGCAGGGTTATCCAACTCAAACCAGGCGGCCGGGCCGGTAAACATTTCCGGGAGGCCCAGGTTGTAGTTACTGTATTTTTCCAGGTAAGGCAGGAAATAGTTACGGGTGTTCGGCCACAGGTAGTACCGCGCAAAGGGCACCGGGTAGTGCATGATGAGATAGCGGCCATATGCCTTATAAGTGGGTGACACGGCGCCCCAGGCCTGGAAGTTGTCACGGCTGCTGTGTGCCTGGAACTGGTGACTGTTTGCCCACGCTTGCAGGTAAGGCTTCAGGATGGCATTCCGGTTTTTAATGAAGTAAGTGCCTTGTATAGCGGCCAGGTCATCGTCTGTAGGCGCTGCGCGCTGGAAATAGGCCCTGGCGCTATCATCCAGCACCCGCAGTTCCGGGGGCAGCTGGTTATTGTCTACCTGGATATGCCCATACATGTACAGTGCATTATTGGCCAGTTGCCAGCCGCCAAACACGGAAAATTCCGGCGTGCCGGTAATGGCTTTCGTGGCATCCTGCGTGTGTTTGATAAAAGGGAGGATGAAGAGCCATGGCATCACTATCCCCGCCAGCTTTACACGCGGCGTGTAGCCGGAAACGAGGATGGCAAACAGGCTCACTACCGGGTAATAAATGGCCGTGTAGCGGATGGTGAACGCAAGCCCGATCAGCACTGCCTGGAAACAAAGGTTGATGAACGTGGGCTTGTGCAGCATCCAGAGGTATTGGGAAAACAAGATGATACTTACTGCAAAGAACAATGCATCACTGAGCACAAAATTGCAAAGCAATAACAATGCGGGATTAAAGAACAGGAAGATAAATAGCAGCGTTTTATTCACCCCGGACAACTGGAACAGGTAGAGCACTGAGTAGAAAAAATACAGCAGTGAAAACAGCAGCAACACGTACTGGCACAATACCAGGAAATAATCCGATGTGTTGATGCCATGAATGAAATTAAGGAAGGCGGAATAGCCTGTTGGCCAGAGGTTCACGGCCAGGTGCTCGCGGTTGGTGGAAATGTAGCTGGCGGAATCTGAAATAAAATCCGGGAAGGGATACAGCCATTTAAGGAGCAGGAACTGTGCAAAGCCGGCCACCAGGGCAATGATCAGGTACTTCCGGCCCACCTGGTTAATAATGTGTAGCATAAAGGGGCAGCATATGAGTGAAAGAATACGGAATGCTATGCAAGCTGCCCCGGTGAGTACCCGAAGCGTTTTTTAAAGGCCCGGCTGAAGTTCTGGGGCCAGTAACCCAGCGTGTAGGCCAGTTGCTTTACACTGTACTGCTGCTGGTGCATCAGCTGCAACGCCCTGCGCAATTGCTCCTCTTTTCTGTGATGCGCGGCACTGTGGCCATACACCTGCTTAAACCCGTTGTTCATGCGGTACAGGCTCATATCAAATTGTTCGGCCAGTGTTTGGAGGGAAGGCGGGGCGTCGCCGTTTACCAGGCACGCTGCGATGGCGTATACTTTTTCCACATCAACATCCTGCAGGCGCAGGCTTCCGCTGCAAGGGCCTTCCGGCAGTTGATGCGCGGCCGCCCGTACCAGTTGCATTACGATGGCTTCGTTGCTGTACATTGTTTGCTGTGGGTGCAGCAGCATGTCCATCCAGCTCATTACCTCCAGGCCCGCCACCACGTTGTGTTGGCGGCGCAGGTGGGCGCGCGGCGCTGCGTCTTCCTGCAGGAGTGCCTGCAAGGACGGATGATCTTCCGCCAGCCCGGCCAGCAGAGCGGGCGGGAGCAGCACCTGCACAAAGGAAAAAGCCTGCTGCGGGCGCAGGGGCCATTCCATCAGGGTGCGGGGAATGTCCACGATATTATAACCGCGTTCCAGGAAGGTGAGCTTGCCCAATTGTGGTAAGTACAGCTCATGGCTGCGGCGCAGGCCCATATGCAGCATGGTAAGCGGTTCGCTGAGCAGCAACAGCGTGTCCTTTACAAAAGAATAAAAATGACAGATGCGCACCTGGAAGCCGGCCACCGGTATTTCCTGGAAAATAAAATAACTCAGTCCTTCACTGCCGGTATAGCATTGGGTGGAGATACCGGGTAGTACATGATCAGCAGCCACCAGGGGGACATCTGGTATGCAATGCAGTTCGCCATACCTTTTAGAATAAAGTTGGAAGGTCATGGTGTTCCAGGTTTAATGGTGTAGTCCGGGCTAACCAGGGTGATTAAAACAAGGTCCTCAGCTCGTTCATAACGTGGCATTCATGGCAGCATGCACGGGATCAACAGCGTGCTGGCAATTTACAACAACGGGCTGCAAAGCCGCAGCAGTACTGGGTTTGGTTGAATGCGAAATGGCGGCGGGCATTCGCTAAATTGGTACATTGTACTTTGTATAAAAAAGACAACCAGTCCCTTTTACAAGGACTGGTTGTCTTTTTGCATAACGCGCTATTACGGCTATTTTACGTGCTTAGCTACAAATTTGGTCAGGTCGAACATAGATACCTGGTCTTTGCCGTCAAACAGTGGTTTCAGTTTGGCGTCGGCATTGATCATTCTCTTGTTGGCAGGGTCCTGCAGGTTGTGGGCCTTGATGTAGTCCCAGATCTTTTTGGTTACCTCGGTGCGGGGCAAAGGCGTAGTGCCAATTACCGCAGCCAGGGTGGCGCTGGGTGTCAGCGGAGTCATAAAAGCGCTGTTTGCAGCCTTCTTGGGAGCGGCGGCTTTTTTAGGAGCGGCCTCTTTTTTGGCAGCTGCCTTCGGCGCTGCTGCTTTGGAACTTTTTGCCATATGATAAGATCTAATTGGTTAGTGATGATCTAAATATACGAATTTCAAAGGATTATAACCAGGTGTGGCCGGAAAATCCGCTTTTGGCGCGGGTTGCAGGGCTGTTCCCGAGGGGGAATGCCAGGTAGAAGCTCACAGAAGGTCTTCAAAACCAGCTCACTAGCTATGGCAAAACGGCAGTAAAACCAGGGTGGAATTATTTATCCCCAACGCCTGTGCATAACGCTAATTCCCTGGGATCGACAGTTTTTTGAGCCGGTGACGGGCCTTTTCCAGCTTCAGGGCCACCATGCAGTAGGTAATGCCGGCAGAGAGGAAAGAGAGGCCGGTAAAGGTGATCAGGGTTACCGCCCCGGCAGCTGGTACAAACAAAACGCCGATGCCCAGCAACAGGCTCACGGCCCCGCCAAAGATCACCCAGCCGGCGCCGGTGATGTGCAGGTGGCGGCCCTCCAGCCCCAG
Coding sequences:
- a CDS encoding winged helix-turn-helix transcriptional regulator; translated protein: MQQEKNEVLIYAPALCPMALTLDVIGGKWKPLVVYLVSQGVNRFSTLEKQLPGISRKMLANQLRELESDGLLSREIFAEVPPRVEYSLTEKGASLMEVLMPVYEWGARNLQHRMRHLH
- a CDS encoding HD domain-containing protein, yielding MLQETFYALADEYHLPAKSLWDKLTARYNEPGRYYHTLHHLENMLAELQPVSALLENEHAVLFALYYHDVIYDAQKKDNEARSAALAAKNLHTLPPALVARCEQHILATRQHTWQADMDTNYFTDADLCILGQPWEVYATYAANVRKEYHMYPDLLYKPGRKKVLQHFLQMERIFKTAYFHEKYETTAKANLQRELAG
- a CDS encoding DUF3472 domain-containing protein, whose amino-acid sequence is MKKRNPLFLLGSLLLALTATAQTEVPPGGNSFVTTLPQGSHARVTNHGWSGWDNAGVVYSTFLKPATAGTLSVSMAVVAADNNSVISASINGKAYTVKLDKGSYTYNLGSWEVDTNYVELKVKGIKKTAPLFAEVTGITVSGSAVDARLTYVKNNEGNFFHWGRRGPSVHLGYDTKAVDDNIEWFYNEITVPEGNDPEGSYFMAAGFGEGYFGMQVNGPEERHILFSVWSPYNTDDPKSIPADQQIKMLKKGAGVHTGEFGNEGSGGQSYMNYPWKAGRTYKFLLHGHPLDSIHTEYTAYFFAPEKGQWTLIASFSRPRTHTWLTHLHSFLENFNPDNGYITRKAWYHNQWVRTASGKWEPITRARFTGDNTARIGYRLDYDGGSGEQGFYLRNCGFFNHPPALNGLYTVPAPTTAPVIELEKLP
- a CDS encoding glycoside hydrolase domain-containing protein yields the protein MLLKQTFTGILLAAGFAATAQVLPYTDGHHAWDPDSLGNHRAVLAVPAPSKVAYVRIDWRRRDEHPENKRVIVTDAQDHRILNVKLLHISREYATLLFDASTGKGTYYVYYMPYKNEGRSNYPRGVYLKPDTTASATWLASAGAAKPQPVQVKELQAVDAFNSFYPMEVIATAAETRALLAKHKDAAYLVFPEDKMHAIRMPHDLPYRWIKSGVQQSFAAGTDRGCYFAFQLGVYALQPLENVQVHFSSLQAANGATIAAGELSCINTNGRAYDGSPLTQAVNVPAQSIQPLWCGLEVPAGAAPGVYNGTATVQAAGQKPTVITLKITVNEKVAVNGGVNEPANMTRVNWLNSDLAQQNTVIAPYTPLQVQDSVISLLGRRFTIGQDGMPLQIASLYTPEMTSIGNAAHPLLTEAIHFHFNKPGADDFLHWKTEGFHITRQDGGTVSWSARNTADAMTMDVQARLEFDGFVAYTVKLTALQDLDLSDIKLHIPMQPEMARYMMGLGLKGGNRPDSLHWKWDVAHKNQDGAWTGNVNGGLQFSLRDENYVRPLNTNFYLQKPLHLPASWGNDNKGGIDVYPKGKSIVYSAYSGARSMKKGDVLYFNFNLLITPFHPLQTDFQWTNRFYHKYDNLDTIKGTGATVINIHHGTPINPWINYPFIEWKKMKDYIDEAHRKGLKVKIYNTIRELSDHAYELPVLRSLGHEVYSPGKGGGFSWLQEHVDSDYIAAWFVPEVKDAAIINSGMNRWHNYYVEGMNWLVQNVGIDGIYLDDVAFDRVTMKRIKRVLTQDGHPGIIDLHSANQYNKSDGFNNSANLYMENFPYLNRLWFGEYFDYQQNSPDFFLTEVSGIPFGLMGEMLQDGGNPWRGMVYGMTNRLGWTDVNDPRPLWKLWAQFGMEHAEMIGYWSPNCPVKTGNDKVLATVYRQQGRTLVAMASWAPADTTVQLDIDWKALGIDPAKASVKVPAVAGFQEEMVVKDGKLPVAKGKGYLLWIE
- a CDS encoding glycosyltransferase family 2 protein — translated: MINGQRVLVVLPAYNAARTLDRTYKEIDRNLVDDVILVDDASKDDTVAVAQHLGIAHIVCHEKNKGYGGNQKSCYKKAIELGADIVIMLHPDYQYTPALLSSMASVIANGVYPVVLGSRILGMGALKGGMPMYKYVFNRMLTMFQNTLMRQKLSEYHTGYRAFHRDVLLSIPYQQNSDDFVFDNEMLAQIFYKGYEVAEITCPTKYFDEASSINFRRSAKYGMGVLGTSIRYFLSNAGLKRSKLFEGILREKRPQWNVKPTVEINTAGVTLQQDVPAKNEAV
- a CDS encoding helix-turn-helix transcriptional regulator, yielding MTFQLYSKRYGELHCIPDVPLVAADHVLPGISTQCYTGSEGLSYFIFQEIPVAGFQVRICHFYSFVKDTLLLLSEPLTMLHMGLRRSHELYLPQLGKLTFLERGYNIVDIPRTLMEWPLRPQQAFSFVQVLLPPALLAGLAEDHPSLQALLQEDAAPRAHLRRQHNVVAGLEVMSWMDMLLHPQQTMYSNEAIVMQLVRAAAHQLPEGPCSGSLRLQDVDVEKVYAIAACLVNGDAPPSLQTLAEQFDMSLYRMNNGFKQVYGHSAAHHRKEEQLRRALQLMHQQQYSVKQLAYTLGYWPQNFSRAFKKRFGYSPGQLA
- a CDS encoding SWIB/MDM2 domain-containing protein yields the protein MAKSSKAAAPKAAAKKEAAPKKAAAPKKAANSAFMTPLTPSATLAAVIGTTPLPRTEVTKKIWDYIKAHNLQDPANKRMINADAKLKPLFDGKDQVSMFDLTKFVAKHVK